From the Nostoc sp. PCC 7107 genome, the window CAGATTCACCACAGCCAGACTCAGAAGAATTAGAACTGGATAATTCTGCTGCAACGACAAACATCAACGATTCCACAGCTACAGAGACTATTAACTCGCTGAATAATGTTGATATTGCTATGTTGAGCGAGTATCAATCTTTAACTCGGATGGAAGCCATTAAACAGCTATTGGAACAACATCTGGGTACAGTTTGCCACATAGATTTTATTGTGCGATCGCTTTATGGTGACTTAGAACCCCATGTGTTTAAGGTGGTCAAAGGTAGAGTTCAATCTTCACTTACCCAAGGTAGAGAAAGACAAGCTTGGTTTGGCATCCCCAGTGAGCCTGGTTGTTATACCCTAGATTTGGGTTTGGTGAACACCAATCAAACCAACAATAATCCTAAAACTGGCAAAAGCAAGAAAAAGCCTGTGATAGTTCCCCAAACAAAAGTTGTTCCTATGCTCAAAACTTTTGAAGGACAATTTTTGATTGATGCTTTGACCATTTTCTTTCGGCAAAATCCAGGGAAAGTTTTTGGTGTGGCTGAAGTTATTGCCGGCATTTATGGCAATCTAGATGCGGAAGAAGTCAGAGAAGTAAAAAGCAAGGTACTAAATGAACTATCACGAGGTTATCGGACAGGACGATTTGCGAGAATACCCGATACAGTTGGCTTTTATACCTTGGATACTAAGTTAGTCCGCAAGGCTTCAGGCTGAAATTATGGCGGGAGGCAGAAGTTAAAATATTTTACTCTGCCCAATCCAAGCTACGCTTAACTGCTTTTTGCCAAGTGGCAAAGTTGGCTAAGGCGTTATTCCTCGCTTGATTAGGTTCAAAGATGCGGTCTATTTGCCGTTGACTAACTAGTGTTGTGTAGCTGTCCCAAAATCCAGCTGCTAAACCAGCGGCAAATGCTGCACCTTGTACTGTTGTATCGCGCATTTTTGGCCGTTCTACGGGAATGCCCAAAACATCAGCTTGGAACTGCATGAGAAAGTTGTTTTCACAAGCGCCGCCATCGACAATTAACCGCTTCATTGGCGTGGGAGAACAAGCATTAATGGCTTGCACAACTTCAAAAACTTGGTAAGCGATCGCTTCTAAAACAGCCCGCACTAAATGTTGGGGTTGGACGCTGGCGGTAATCCCAAAAAAGGCTCCTCTAGCATTCATATCCCAATAAGGCGCACCCAGCCCACTAAAGGCAGGGACAAAGTACACGCCGCCGTTATCGGCAACTTGGTTAGCCATTGTTTCTGTTTCTGCCGCAGTCTTAATCAGTTTGATGCCATCCCGTAACCATTGGATACAGGCACCACTAGTAAACATACTGCCTTCTAAAGCATAGCCAATCTCTAAATTACCGCTGTGGTTTTGCGTCCAAGCCAAAGTGGAAATCAGTTGATGTGGCGATCGCACAATTTCTGATCCAGTATGGGCTACCAAAAAGCTCCCAGTACCATAAGTACATTTCATTAAACCAGGGCGATCACAGCCATGACCAAATAATGCTGCTTGTTGGTCGCCTAAAATAGCTGTGATGGGAATTTCTACACCCAACAAGGTTTTATCTGTCACACCAAATTTGCCTAAGCTGGGTTGAATCTGCGGCAAAATCTGAGCCGGAATTTGCAAGATTTCGAGTAATATTTCATCCCAGGCGCAGGTTTTTAGGTTCATTAACATGGTGCGGCTGGCGTTACTGTGGTCGGTTGCATGAACTTTTCCCGCAGTTAATTTCCACAATACCCAAGTATCAATCGTACCTGCCAAAACATTGTTTAAATCAACGCCTGTAACTTTGTCTAATAACCATCTCAACTTTGTCGCCGAAAAATAAGCATCAATCACCAAACCAGTGCGATCGTAAATTTCTACTGCATAACCTTGTGTTTGTAATTGATGACAAAGAGGTGCAGTGCGGCGGTCTTGCCAAACAATAGCTTTATGTAGGGGTTTACCAGTGGTTTTATCCCAAATTAAGCAAGTTTCCCGCTGTACAGTCAATCCCAAGGCGGCTATTTGTGATGGCGAAATTTGCGCTTGGGCGATCGCATTTTCCATTACCCAGCAGGTATCTCGCCAAATTTCTTCGGGATCATGTTCTAACCAGCCCGGTTGGGGATAATACTGTGTGAGTTCTTTATATGCTTGCCCAACAATTTGACCTGCTTTGTTAAATACAAAAGCACGGTTGCCTGTTGTACCCAAGTCCAAAGCCAAGATATAGCCTGATGATGGAGATGTACTTTCCACGGTCACTGATTAAGTATGAAGTCTGAACTCCTGTTTGGGTAACGATATCACAAAGTATTGGCGGGAGATCATACCTATGATATTTCTACATTTTTTGCCAGTCTTCTCGACTCAGACCGTAGACTAACACCTCAGTTCCGAAGATTTCTGTTGTCCCTTGCAGTTTTTCGCCTAACTTCTGGGCTACACGCACAGAAGCAACATTTTGAGGATGAATCAAGCTAATAATCTGCGATCGCTGTAATTGGTTAAAAGCATAATTCATTGCTGCTGTTGCTGCTTCTGTCGCAAAGCCATATCCCCAATAATCCCGGCGCAACGACCAACCAATCTCTAACCCAGGCCAGCCTTCTGGTTGCCAACAACCAATCCGACCAATCATTTCACTAGTTTGGCTTTCTTCAACAGCCCACAATCCATAGCCTCGTAATTGCCAATGACCAATTATCATCGCCATATTTCGCCACGATTCCCCACGAGATAAAGGTTGACCCATACCGACATAACGCATCACCTCTGGATGGGCGCACATATCAGCGTAAACATCCAAATCTTCTTCACAAAAGCCTCGTAGGGTAAGGCGTTGAGTTTTCAGTTGAGGAATCATAGTAATTGGTAATTGATTTATTCTGAATCCTGAATTCTGACTTCTGAATTCTTCAAAATTATGTGTTTTTTGGCATCAAATGTAATTAAACCTTGTTGTTGTAATTTGCCGAACAATCGTGTAATTGTGACTCTGGTAGTACCGCAAGCACTTGCTATATCTTCATGAGTAAAGCGCACACTGAAGCGAGTCCCACTTTCTATCTGTTCACCTACTTCCTGTTTCAAAAGCTCTAATAAATAGTGCAAACGGTCTTCTACTAATTGCTTTTTAGAAATAACTAAAAATGATTCTATCTGCCGTAACCGCTGACTGATTTTGGGTAACAAAATATGACTAAGTGTTGGGGTTACTAATATTTCTGACGCATAAATTGGTACTAACTCAACATCTGATAAAGCTATGGCTTGATAAATGGATAGAGAAGTCATACTAGAACCAAATACCATTTGTGTTTTTGCCAACCCTAGCAAGACTTCTTCGCCAGTTTCACTAAAGGTGCTGAGTTTGACCAAACCTCGATAAATATACCAAACAACAGAGTTACTAATAGGGATAGTTTCGCCTTTAGAATGTTTGTATCTAGGGCGATTATGAATAAAATCTTTGTAATTCTCTGCTGATGGTAATTCTGTTGGCTGGCGATCGCCAATATTCCGGATTAACCATAGTAAATATATGGCGCGGCCTTCTTGGTTTCGTACTACCTTGACTGTGAAGGCTGCGTCAAAGTATTCGCCATGACGTTGTTGCAAACGGATGACTAACTCTTTGGTTCTATCTGTATGATGTAGCTGATTGAGTTGGTGGCGGAAGTGCTGTTGTTCTTCTAAACAAACAAAGTTAATCATTGCTTTGCCAATCAGAAACTGTCTGGAAATATTCAGCAGTTCAGCGGTAGTTAAGTTAGCGTTTTCAATAATCCCTTCGGGATTAGTGACTAAATAGCCATCTGGTGCATACTCGAATAAATCTTGGTAATGTTGGTGTTCTGTTTCTAGTGAATTTTGTGTTTCTTTTAAAGTTTCATTTTGCTGATATAGTTCTTCTGCTGCTAACTGTACCATCCTAGAAGTGCTATAAAGTTCTTGAAAAGCCTGTGGTAGCATATCGGGAGGAATCCAAGGCAAAATACTAGCAGTTTGGTACAAATCTGCTATGGGTTTATGCAAGGCTTCTAAACGTTGGATAAATAGTTTTATATTCATCTTTAATTCCCGCTACTTACTTGCAGAGATTCAGCGAAAACCACAAATATTGAAATTATATAATTATATAAAGCATAGAAAATTTTTAACTAAAAATAACCTATACTTTATATTAGTAATAATTACTAATATATGAATTTTCAATATGTTATTAATTATATTTTGTTTTAGTTTGGTCAAAATCTTATACCAATAGTTACTGATAGCAGTCAAAGTATTGATTCTGACTCCTGAATTTTGACTTTTGAATTCTTATTTAATCACACAGACTCAGCCCATAATCATCTTACCGCTTACTGGTATACGTTAAGTGCAAATTTGTGACAAAAGTTTAGCATTTAACAAAACCTCTGATGATTTAGGCTGCACCGAGTTGGCGATCGCTCGGCGATTTCTGCAAAAATTTATCAATATCAATATTTTATTCTCCACTTAATTTATTCCAATTTTGATTCATCTATAGTACTCATTTGTGAATTTAAAAATTGATAGCGTGAGATACCCAACTTTTTTGAGCAGTTGGGTATCTTGTGGTTCACGAATAATTTAAGATTGCTATAGCTTAACAATAGATGTTAATTTTTGCTTTAGCTTCTATCAAAAGAATAAAGCCACTACTACCGCAGGTATAACCTGAACTGTCGTTAGAAAAGCGGAATTACTAAATTTTTACTAACGTAAACCATCATTATCAATAGCACTGTAGCCATCATTGGGTAAAAGTCCCAGCCAAGGGTCAGAACTAGGAGTCAAAAAAAGTTGCGCGTAAACTTTATCATTTAATTCAGCTAAGTTACTAGTTTGAGCATCTTGCATAAACCATTGATGAATTTGGCTGTGCAGCATATATTCATTTCTGACAGTATCTAAAGCCATCAAAGTTTCAAATTTGTTGACTATTTTCGGCAAATTTGCGGCGGTGGTTTTGGGAGATGCAAATTTTTTTGCACCTATTAAAGCGATGCTATTTTGATCTAGTTTGGCATCAGTGGCATAAAGTTGAGCAATTTTCTGCCAAGCTTCTTGATCTGTAATTTCTGCTAAAGTCTGACGATTTGCTTCAGCATCAGAACGCAGAACATTCAGCATTGGGTTTTCTACAGCCATTTTAGTTACAGCCAGAGAACCTGCAATTGCTGCTGTTGGTGATGGGTTTTCTACTAGTCTTGGAGGGGATTGAATACCTAAGCGGGATAAATCAGCAGTCCATCGAGTTTGGATTGCATTCAGGCGATCACTATGATATTTCTGTAAGAAAGCCTGACGCTGGGTGCTAGGAAGTTTGCTGTATTGTTTCGCTGCAACTTCAGCCTGTTGTAGCTGGCGCAAAAAAGCTTTAGGGCCGTAGAGTCCAGGAATCGCATCAATCGGACGACCAGAAGTATCTAATACATAGTGAATGCTGTTCCCTGTGATTGTGCGCTCTAGTTTGCGACCATCCCCAAAATCAATTGTAACTTTGGGTACAGGGCGAACTGACTGCCAGTGTAAAATAAAGCGGTTTTGTAAAGCTTGAGCAATTGCTGTATTGGGATACAGCGCTACCCGAAAAAACCGACTATTAGCACAACTTAAATCTTGATCTAGTCTACCTAACAAACGCAGAGATAAAATTGGTTTACCACTAGCTTTCGCTGCTGCTTTAGCTGCTTCTAAATCAGTGTACCAGTACAACCGCGAAGCATAACAGTCTCGCTGTTGACACAGTTCATCTAAGGATGCACGAATTTGCGGATTTGGGATAACTGTATGAAAATTGAGTTCATTTTTGTGGGAATCCAAGAATTTTTGCAATCCCTGATTTCCTTGTTTGCGTAACACAGCAACTTCTTGAGATAGTGAAGAAATTTCATTTACGGGAGTTTGCGCTTTCGCTGTTGGCGAAAAATTTAAAATTACCAAGGTAACAACAAAGGTATTTGTAAAGTTTTTCAATGTCATATATTTTCCAGAAAGAGAAGTTGTAGATGGTAAAAAACATCTATTTTTGAGTCTACATCAGCAGATTCAGATGTTATTTTTATAGCTCAACTATAGCTGCGATCGCCAAATACTCAGTTTCGTAAGTAATCCCGAAATATAAAGACTTAATAGATACTTTTAAAGTTTCTGCTGGCAACAAAATTCTATACAGCTAATATCC encodes:
- a CDS encoding helix-turn-helix domain-containing protein — its product is MNIKLFIQRLEALHKPIADLYQTASILPWIPPDMLPQAFQELYSTSRMVQLAAEELYQQNETLKETQNSLETEHQHYQDLFEYAPDGYLVTNPEGIIENANLTTAELLNISRQFLIGKAMINFVCLEEQQHFRHQLNQLHHTDRTKELVIRLQQRHGEYFDAAFTVKVVRNQEGRAIYLLWLIRNIGDRQPTELPSAENYKDFIHNRPRYKHSKGETIPISNSVVWYIYRGLVKLSTFSETGEEVLLGLAKTQMVFGSSMTSLSIYQAIALSDVELVPIYASEILVTPTLSHILLPKISQRLRQIESFLVISKKQLVEDRLHYLLELLKQEVGEQIESGTRFSVRFTHEDIASACGTTRVTITRLFGKLQQQGLITFDAKKHIILKNSEVRIQDSE
- a CDS encoding GNAT family N-acetyltransferase, translated to MIPQLKTQRLTLRGFCEEDLDVYADMCAHPEVMRYVGMGQPLSRGESWRNMAMIIGHWQLRGYGLWAVEESQTSEMIGRIGCWQPEGWPGLEIGWSLRRDYWGYGFATEAATAAMNYAFNQLQRSQIISLIHPQNVASVRVAQKLGEKLQGTTEIFGTEVLVYGLSREDWQKM
- the glpK gene encoding glycerol kinase GlpK, whose product is MTVESTSPSSGYILALDLGTTGNRAFVFNKAGQIVGQAYKELTQYYPQPGWLEHDPEEIWRDTCWVMENAIAQAQISPSQIAALGLTVQRETCLIWDKTTGKPLHKAIVWQDRRTAPLCHQLQTQGYAVEIYDRTGLVIDAYFSATKLRWLLDKVTGVDLNNVLAGTIDTWVLWKLTAGKVHATDHSNASRTMLMNLKTCAWDEILLEILQIPAQILPQIQPSLGKFGVTDKTLLGVEIPITAILGDQQAALFGHGCDRPGLMKCTYGTGSFLVAHTGSEIVRSPHQLISTLAWTQNHSGNLEIGYALEGSMFTSGACIQWLRDGIKLIKTAAETETMANQVADNGGVYFVPAFSGLGAPYWDMNARGAFFGITASVQPQHLVRAVLEAIAYQVFEVVQAINACSPTPMKRLIVDGGACENNFLMQFQADVLGIPVERPKMRDTTVQGAAFAAGLAAGFWDSYTTLVSQRQIDRIFEPNQARNNALANFATWQKAVKRSLDWAE